A section of the Fusarium falciforme chromosome 8, complete sequence genome encodes:
- a CDS encoding SesA domain-containing protein — protein MMMFTPFSLWAESEGGPSRIVRFDKLLDQMTGVLRRFVQHSDGDATTRLSQDLGHGAFATRNIGMDAVFAMFNTSTLGGKRVHDQLVQYLWDEDWKPRHDVQTEEWLSQRLKTDWSFCHAIINSLKFRDIRSREDAIPEAHQQTFSWVFERQAEGHGRSPPWSCFPTWLRDKTNEPYWITGKPGSGKSTLLKFILQHPQLPSELENWSGKLPLLTLSYYAWNAGSDLQKSRQGLIRTILFQSLKLNPALVPWVTPRRWSLLRISRGVVEQPKWEMWELEESLRYLLSECGKTMALALFIDGLDEFQVEPVKIKKQILDPLRVIYTQQGTKVCVASREWSEFDDALHQHPKLRMQDLTFPDMKHYAMSRLAATRGFLELQFIFPGETEALIGELLGKANGVFLWLTLVVKSLLHAASQGRGLHHLQALVNALPSNIADLYSSIWSNIEDDIVSDSSKLLAIVRAAHEPPDDLMVWLADNSFPLTFDIESVLARDGARSRISDIIKRRLSSNTRGILELSSSGIVDFLHRTARDWAAKPEVWTRINLTIPQDFDPNLVLLRTNIILKRSSAYLRLSGEGLTERTMLYASRVADSTIFRPKLMSALDAFDDMLQQAYDEDDVSWITHIEGGVYETQGFGSDLDKSELKKMPFPLGKRDIWENW, from the exons ATGATGATGTTTACACCCTTCTCACTGTG GGCAGAGTCAGAGGGAGGCCCATCAAGGATCGTCCGCTTTGATAAACTCTTGGACCAGATGACAGGGGTTTTGAGACGCTTCGTTCAACACTCAGATGGGGATGCGACAACCAGATTGAGCCAAGATCTGGGTCACGGAGCATTTGCGACCAGAAATATTGGAATGGACGCCGTTTTTGCCATGTTTAACACGTCTACCCTGGGTGGCAAGCGTGTACATGACCAGCTGGTACAGTACCTATGGGATGAGGACTGGAAACCCAGGCATGATGTGCAAACAGAAGAGTGGCTCAGTCAACGCCTCAAAACGGACTGGTCATTTTgccatgccatcatcaacagtcTCAAGTTCAGAGACATTCGAAGCCGAGAGGATGCTATTCCTGAAGCACATCAGCAAACCTTCTCCTGGGTCTTTGAAAGACAAGCCGAGGGGCATGGAAGAAGTCCGCCATGGTCATGCTTTCCAACATGGCTGAGAGACAAGACCAACGAGCCATATTGGATCACCGGGAAGCCTGGGTCCGGAAAATCAACGCTACTCAAGTTCATCCTCCAACACCCACAGCTTCCAAGCGAGCTTGAAAACTGGTCTGGAAAGCTCCCTCTCTTgactttaagctattatgcCTGGAATGCTGGGTCCGACTTGCAGAAATCCCGCCAAGGGCTTATCAGGACGATCTTGTTCCAGTCACTCAAACTCAACCCTGCACTGGTACCTTGGGTTACTCCTCGGCGGTGGTCTTTGCTCCGCATTTCGCGGGGGGTCGTCGAGCAGCCCAAGTGGGAAATGTGGGAGCTGGAGGAATCATTGAGATATCTGCTCAGTGAATGCGGGAAgaccatggccttggctctgTTCATCGACGGTCTCGACGAGTTCCAAGTTGAGCccgtcaagatcaagaagcaaaTTCTCGACCCTCTTCGAGTCATTTATACTCAGCAGGGGACCAAGGTATGCGTGGCAAGTCGTGAGTGGAGCGAGTTTGATGATGCACTCCATCAACACCCAAAGCTTCGAATGCAAGACCTAACGTTTCCTGACATGAAGCATTATGCTATGTCGAGACTGGCAGCTACTCGCGGATTTCTGGAGCTACAATTCATCTTTCCCGGAGAGACTGAAGCTCTCATAGGCGAATTGCTTGGGAAGGCTAATGGTGTTTTTCTTTGGTTGACCCTCGTTGTCAAGAGCCTCCTCCATGCTGCCAGTCAGGGTCGTGGCCTGCACCACCTTCAAGCCCTTGTCAACGCCCTCCCGAGCAACATCGCCGATCTGTATTCTTCTATCTGGAGCAACATTGAAGATGACATTGTGTCGGACTCATCAAAGCTTCTGGCGATTGTACGCGCAGCACATGAGCCTCCAGATGATCTCATGGTGTGGTTGGCTGATAATAGCTTTCCTCTCACTTTCGACATAGAGTCTGTGCTGGCTCGAGACGGTGCAAGGTCTAGAATTTCTGACATCATCAAACGCCGTTTGAGCAGCAATACAAGGGGAATCCTGGAGCTGTCTTCCTCTGGAATTGTCGACTTTCTTCACCGAACGGCTCGAGATTGGGCAGCGAAGCCTGAAGTCTGGACACGGATCAATCTCACCATTCCTCAAGACTTCGATCCCAATCTTGTTCTTCTGAGGACTAATATCATCCTTAAACGCTCTAGTGCATATTTGCGTCTGTCCGGCGAGGGCCTGACGGAGAGAACAATGCTTTATGCATCTCGGGTTGCGGACTCTACAATTTTCCGCCCAAAACTAATGTCGGCACTCGACGCTTTCGACGACATGCTACAGCAAGCAtatgacgaagacgacgtaTCCTGGATCACGCATATTGAAGGTGGCGTATATGAAA CACAAGGTTTCGGATCAGATCTTGACAAGtccgagctcaagaagatgccTTTCCCCCTTGGAAAACGCGATATTTGGGAAAACTGGTAG
- a CDS encoding PA14 domain-containing protein, translated as MVNAKSFIAALACASLTAVQAGPCRPSTTQSTDTAVTSSTESASSTVISSADTTTELTSTTEVSTSAASSTSELATTTTTAVETTSSASTTAESTATTATACPTPISCNNLGFDWAYYSNPAQNTDTTYSNFHPVSFKRVNPLYVGTTPYVGGLYQPGSQNAPGPIYGSATDLNLDYFALNHHGYIYACETGTYQFNIPYANDAVYLWLGAKAYIGWTETNADAKARYNQPDHIAGSASFSVDVPAGTYVPIRFVYGQAQYGGGFYFTITTPNGQVIASNEATSSPYVVRYSCDGIVAPRYPAFGQEI; from the coding sequence ATGGTCAATGCCAAGAGCTTCATCGCCGCTCTGGCCTGTGCCAGCTTGACAGCAGTTCAGGCTGGGCCTTGCCGACCGTCCACGACGCAGTCCACTGATACCGCGGTCACTTCATCAACCGAGTCTGCGTCTTCGACCGTGATCTCCTCTGCCGACACCACGACCGAGCTGACCTCGACAACTGAGGTCTCTACCTCTGCggcctcctcgacatcaGAGCtagccaccaccaccactactGCTGTGGAGACCACATCATCGGCTTCCACGACTGCAGAGTCAACCGCTACGACCGCGACGGCTTGCCCTACCCCGATCTCTTGCAACAACCTCGGCTTCGATTGGGCCTACTACAGCAACCCGGCCCAGAATACTGATACCACCTACTCGAACTTTCATCCTGTTTCGTTCAAGAGAGTAAACCCGCTTTACGTTGGCACCACACCATATGTTGGAGGTCTCTACCAACCCGGCTCTCAGAATGCTCCTGGTCCCATCTACGGCTCAGCGACAGACCTTAACCTGGACTACTTCGCCCTGAACCATCACGGCTACATCTACGCCTGTGAAACAGGAACGTACCAGTTCAACATCCCTTACGCCAATGACGCTGTTTACCTATGGCTTGGTGCTAAGGCCTATATTGGCTGGACTGAGACTAATGCCGATGCCAAGGCTCGCTACAACCAGCCTGATCACATCGCTGGGTCAGCATCCTTCAGTGTTGATGTGCCCGCTGGCACTTATGTGCCCATTCGGTTTGTCTACGGCCAAGCCCAGTACGGTGGTGGCTTCTACTTCACTATCACGACCCCTAACGGCCAAGTGATTGCTAGCAACGAGGCGACTTCTAGCCCATATGTCGTTCGATACTCGTGCGATGGCATTGTCGCACCTCGATACCCTGCATTCGGACAGGAGATTTAG
- a CDS encoding Dihydrolipoamide acetyltransferase component of pyruvate dehydrogenase complex — MLRRSVTSLPSRLITHRGILYSAGSLSLPGRFFHTSLTHNVVKPYLLADIGEGITECQIIKWFVKAGDKVQQFDPICEVQSDKASVEITSRYDGTIKKINYEVDDMAAVGAPLMDIEVDDHDDLTANDTKPSSFPIEEVNSAGSVQILEKLDAVTEQIASSSTPDPATQHRSQSESSIPKNCGTMLPSVRHLLKQHNIDLSEVTGTGKGGRVLKEDVQKHLAAKSPSHGSTGIQQTRTTTPPEDVIVPLTPVQNQMYQSMTQSLSIPHFLYTQTVDVTGLTSLRKQFLSNPKALAQLTENRAKKFSPLPFIIKALSQAVTRYPMLNSSLVHETGAKPQLALKRSHNIGIAMDTPKGLVVPVVKNVQGHSIISLAAEIERLSALARDGRLSPDSMKGATMLVSNIGSIGGQVVAPIILSPMVMILAVGRSQKVPAFETGEDGTRQLIEKEQAVFSWSADHRVLDGATVARCAEEMAFWLENANMMGLSLV, encoded by the exons ATGTTGCGCCGTTCTGTTACTAGTCTCCCAAGCAGGTTGATCACACACCGTGGCATACTCTACAGTGCTGGTAGTCTTTCTCTCCCAGGGCGCTTCTTTCACACAAGTCTTACACACAATGTGGTGAAGCCATATCTTCTCGCCGACATTGGCGAAG GAATTACCGAGTGCCAGATCATCAAATGGTTTGTTAAAGCAGGGGACAAAGTACAGCAGTTTGATCCTATTTGCGAGGTCCAGTCGGACAAGGCTTCGGTCGAA ATCACTTCTCGATACGATGGAAcaattaagaagattaattacGAAGTGGATGACATGGCAGCAGTTGGTGCA CCTCTCATGGATATCGAAGTCGACGATCACGATGACCTTACCGCCAACGACACGAAACCCTCCAGCTTCCCTATAGAGGAGGTAAATTCTGCAGGATCTGTCCAAATATTGGAGAAGTTGGATGCTGTGACCGAACAAATTGCATCCTCCTCAACTCCAGACCCAGCAACACAACATCGAAGCCAGTCTGAATCTTCGATACCTAAGAACTGTGGCACCATGCTGCCTTCTGTGAGACATCTACTCAAACAGCACAATATCGACCTTTCCGAAGTGACAGGGACTGGAAAGGGCGGACGAGTCTTGAAAGAAGATGTCCAGAAGCATCTGGCAGCGAAGAGCCCCTCGCATGGTTCGACAGGGATCCAACAGACACGTACCACGACGCCACCAGAGGATGTCATTGTCCCCCTAACTCCTGTTCAGAATCAGATGTACCAGTCCATGACACAATCTCTGTCAATTCCGCACTTTCTATACACTCAGACTGTCGACGTGACAGGTTTGACCTCGCTTCGCAAGCAGTTTCTCAGCAACCCCAAGGCATTGGCCCAGCTCACAGAAAATCGTGCCAAGAAGTTTTCGCCTTTGCCATTTATTATCAAGGCTTTGTCACAGGCAGTTACCAGGTATCCCATGCTCAATTCTTCATTGGTACACGAGACGGGTGCGAAGCCTCAACTGGCTTTGAAGAGATCTCACAACATCGGCATTGCTATGGATACTCCAAAAGGGCTGGTTGTTCCTGTGGTTAAAAACGTCCAGGGCCATTCCATCATCTCTCTCGCCGCAGAAATCGAACGTCTGAGCGCTCTAGCAAGAGATGGCCGGTTAAGCCCTGATAGCATGAAGGGTGCAACCATGCTGGTAAGCAATATCGGCAGTATCGGAGGACAAGTAGTGGCACCAATCATTTTGTCGCCTATGGTGATGATTCTGGCCGTCGGTCGTTCACAAAAGGTGCCTGCATTTGAGACAGGTGAGGATGGAACAAGGCAACTGATTGAGAAGGAACAGGCTGTGTTTAGCTGGAGTGCAGATCACAGAGTCCTCGATGGTGCGACTGTGGCACGGTGTGCCGAGGAGATGGCGTTTTGGCTGGAGAATGCGAATATGATGGGGTTGTCTCTGGTTTAG
- a CDS encoding 2-oxoisovalerate dehydrogenase subunit alpha, whose protein sequence is MNSNSIIEDESQVSSEVTPERVLGWYKNMLTVNIMDGIMFDAQRHGRLSFYMVSHGEEALMVGSAAALDAADVITTQYREHGVFLQRGYELKDFMCQLAGNHNDPGKGRNMPVHYSGKSKVNIHAVASTLGTQIPHATGAGYALKMEALENPDQAPRVAASYFGEGAASEGDFHGALNVAATQDVPVIFICRNNGFAISTPASQQYRGDGIAGRGAGYGIETLRVDGTDIFAVYQATKEARRRALKGGGRPILLEFMSYRISHHSTSDDSSAYRSSSDVSYWKSDDRHPVARLRKWLEHQGVWDQTRDAKLRAQLRKDIILELSEAEKEKKPALRAIFSDVYAELTEEAEAQRQELKRIMLKYPEEYDFEEHEGGIEGL, encoded by the exons ATGAACTCCAACAGCATTATCGAAGATGAGAGCCAGGTTTCATCCGAAGTCACGCCAGAGCGAGTACTCGGATGGTACAAAAACATGCTCACAG TCAACATCATGGATGGCATCATGTTTGACGCACAGAGACACGGTCGTCTGAGCTTTTACATG GTCTCACATGGCGAAGAAGCTCTCATGGTTGGGTCCGCAGCCGCCTTGGATGCCGCCGACGTTATCACCACCCAGTACAGAGAACACGGCGTCTTTCTGCAGCGCGGATATGAGTTGAAAGACTTTATGTGCCAGCTAGCAGGAAACCACAATGATCCTGGAAAGGGACGTAACATGCCAGTTCACTATAGTGGAAAGAGCAAAGTTAATATT CACGCAGTAGCCTCTACCCTGGGCACCCAGATACCCCATGCCACCGGCGCCGGATACGCTCTGAAGATGGAGGCTCTCGAGAACCCTGACCAGGCGCCAAGAGTAGCAGCGTCATACTTTGGTGAGGGTGCTGCCAGTGAGGGTGACTTCCACGGCGCACTCAACGTCGCTGCTACACAGGATGTTCCTGTCATCTTTATCTGTCGTAATAATGGCTTTGCTATTTCGACCCCAGCATCTCAACAATACCGTGGAGACGGAATTGCTGGCCGCGGAGCTGGTTACGGCATCGAGACTCTCCGCGTTGATGGCACCGACATCTTTGCCGTCTACCAGGCAACGAAGGAAGCTAGAAGGCGAGCGCTTAAAGGAGGCGGACGACCGATCCTCCTAGAATTCATGAGCTATCGCATCTCGCATCACAGCACAAGCGACGACAGCTCAGCGTATCGTTCTAGCAGTGACGTGAGCTATTGGAAGTCCGATGATCGCCATCCCGTCGCTCGGCTACGCAAGTGGCTGGAGCACCAAGGTGTTTGGGATCAGACAAGAGACGCCAAGCTGCGGGCGCAGCTTCGCAAGGACATTATCCTGGAGCTTTCAGAggcagagaaggaaaagaagcctGCGCTTCGTGCTATCTTTTCTGATGTCTACGCCGAGTTGACTGAGGAAGCGGAAGCACAACGTCAGGAACTCAAGAGGATTATGCTCAAGTACCCTGAAGAGTACGATTTTGAGGAGCATGAGGGAGGAATTGAAGGTTTATAG
- a CDS encoding Transket-pyr domain-containing protein — protein MTSISGASRSKMGFQHVRRFASQAAKPRRLNVPIDFAKTPLLHHNRETLSQTPGLPTDGPSTRKNLFQSVNDALRTALGASNKVLCFGEDVAFGGVFRCTTGLQNDFGPHRVFNTPITEQGIVGAAIGAAAEGMKPVVEIQFADYVFPAFDQIVNEAAKFRYREGKTGGNVGGLVIRMPCGGVGHGALYHTQSPESLFGHVPGFRVVVPRSPSQAKGLLLSAILESQDPIIFMEPKILYRAAVEEVPDESYTLPISKAEVVKPGNDVTIISYGRPLYTCMAAIEAAERDRPGLSIELIDLRTIFPWDRNTILDSVAKTGRALVVHESMVNFGVGSEIAATIQEHNLLKMKAPVKRVAGWTTHTGLAYEKYIFPDVARVYDAILESNDY, from the exons ATGACTTCAATCTCTGGGGCGTCACGAAGCAAGATGGGTTTTCAGCACGTCCGTCGCTTTGCTTCACAGGCTGCCAAACCTCGAAGGCTCAATGTTCCAATCGATTTCGCAAAGACCCCTTTACTACATCACAACCGAGAAACTCTTTCCCAAACCCCGGGTCTTCCGACTGACGGTCCCTCTACACGCAAGAACCTGTTCCAATCCGTCAACGACGCGTTGCGCACTGCCCTGGGCGCATCTAACAAGGTTCTTTGCTTCGGCGAGGATGTGGCCTTTGGTGGCGTCTTTCGCTGCACAACTGGTCTGCAGAATGACTTTGGGCCACATCGCGTGTTCAACACTCCTATCACCGAGCAGGGTATTGTTGGTGCCGCCATTGGTGCTGCTGCAGAAGGCATGAAGCCTGTGGTTGAGATTCAGTTTGCCGACTACGTCTTTCCAGCCTTTGACCAGATCGTCAACGAGGCAGCCAAGTTTCGATATCGCGAAGGTAAAACAGGTGGCAATGTCGGCGGCCTCGTTATCCGCATGCCATGTGGTGGCGTTGGTCATGGCGCGCT CTACCACACGCAATCACCCGAGTCTCTATTTGGCCACGTCCCTGGATTCAGAGTTGTGGTGCCTCGATCCCCATCGCAAGCGAAGGGTCTGCTTCTGTCGGCGATCCTCGAGTCCCAAGatcccatcatcttcatggAACCCAAGATCCTGTACCGAGCCGCGGTCGAAGAGGTTCCCGACGAGTCGTACACCTTGCCTATTAGCAAAGCCGAGGTTGTTAAGCCCGGCAACGATGTCACAATCATCTCGTACGGACGGCCATTATACACTTGCATGGCAGCTATTGAGGCCGCCGAGCGAGACCGTCCTGGACTAAGCATCGAGCTCATTGACCTGAGAACCATCTTCCCATGGGACCGAAATACAATCCTCGACAGCGTTGCCAAGACCGGGCGTGCTCTGGTGGTCCACGAGAGTATGGTGAACTTTGGAGTCGGCTCTGAAATTGCAGCTACGATACAGGAGCACAATCTACTAAAAATGAAGGCACCCGTGAAGAGAGTGGCGGGATGGACAACACACACAGGACTAGCTTACGAGAAGTATATCTTCCCAGATGTTGCCA GGGTATATGATGCAATTCTAGAGAGTAACGATTATTAG
- a CDS encoding Acetolactate synthase gives MWNLWTTREFIGMSGAQIFHEMMKRHNVECIFGYPGGAILPVFDAIYQSDYFKFILPKHEQGAGHMAQGYARASGKPGVVLVTSGPGATNMVTPMQDALSDGTPLVVFSGQVRTTSLGSDAFQEADTIGITRACTKWNVMVKHVDELPQRINEAFEIATTGRPGPVLVDLPQDVTVGMLQRPVAAKAHVPSRSIRHQMAAMARDHELEIDLRRVARLINLARKPIIYAGQGVILSEGGPELLKQLADRCSIPVTTSLQGLGAFDELDDKALHMLGLHGTAYANMSIQHADLILALGARFDDRVTMNVSKFAPAAYAAEKEGRGGIVHFEMVPKNINKVVQATEAIEGDVGANLKRLLPLLDHCAPESEKRKDWLQQIDQWKKRWPLSSFDRDSRHGLIQPQVVIEELNKLVAHRKQDMYVTTGVGQHQMWAAHHLRWRKPRSMITSGGLGTMGFGLPAAIGAKMAHPDALVIDIDGDASFSMTLSELSMAAQFNIGVKVLLLNNEEQGMVTQLQNIYYQDRYAHTHQVNPDFVTLSEAMHVQARRVSDPKELVEGLDWLVHSKGPALLEVITDKKVCVFPTVKSGGGLDEFIAYDEEQEKHRRELIRQRTSGVHG, from the exons ATGTGGAATCTCTGGACGACTCGTGa GTTTATTGGAATGTCCGGAGCCCAAATATTCCACGAGATGATGAAAAGACACAACGTTGAGTGCATTT TTGGATACCCCGGAGGAGCCATTCTCCCTGTTTTTGATGCAATTTATCAGTCCGACTACTTCAAGTTCATTCTGCCCAAACATGAACAAGGGGCTGGACACATGGCCCAGGGCTATGCTAGAGCCTCCGGCAAGCCCGGTGTTGTGCTGGTCACTTCGGGTCCGGGAGCCACCAACATGGTCACTCCGATGCAGGATGCGCTCTCTGATGGTACGCCGCTGGTCGTCTTTTCAGGACAAGTCCGAACGACCTCTCTTGGTAGCGACGCCTTTCAGGAAGCCGACACGATAGGCATAACGCGAGCTTGTACCAAGTGGAATGTTATGGTTAAGCACGTTGATGAATTGCCCCAGCGGATTAACGAGGCTTTCGAGATTGCTACGACAGGGAGACCTGGACCTGTTCTGGTCGATCTGCCCCAGGATGTCACTGTCGGTATGTTGCAACGGCCAGTCGCTGCGAAGGCTCATGTGCCATCAAGATCGATTCGACATCagatggcggcgatggcaAGGGATCATGAGCTTGAGATTGACCTCAGACGCGTTGCTCGTCTGATTAATCTTGCTCGCAAACCAATCATCTACGCTGGGCAAGGTGTCATTCTTTCAGAAGGTGGTCCAGAACTGCTGAAGCAATTGGCCGACCGGTGTTCTATCCCCGTCACAACGTCACTGCAAGGTCTCGGTGCGTTCGATGAACTCGACGACAAGGCCCTTCACATGCTCGGTCTGCATGGAACAGCATACGCCAACATGTCGATTCAACACGCCGATCTCATCCTGGCTCTCGGTGCGCGTTTTGATGATCGAGTCACCATGAACGTGTCCAAATTTGCCCCTGCTGCTTACGCTGCGGAAAAggaaggacgaggaggtaTCGTTCACTTTGAGATGGTACCGAAAAACATCAACAAGGTTGTGCAAGCTACCGAGGCCATAGAGGGCGACGTTGGGGCCAATCTGAAGCGACTATTACCGTTGCTAGATCACTGTGCACCAGAGAGCGAGAAGCGTAAAGACTGGCTGCAACAAATTGATCAATGGAAGAAGCGATGGCCCCTATCCAGCTTTGACCGCGACTCCCGTCATGGCCTCATCCAACCGCAGGTGGTCATCGAGGAGCTGAACAAGCTCGTCGCACATCGGAAGCAAGACATGTATGTCACCACTGGCGTCGGGCAACATCAGATGTGGGCGGCTCACCATTTACGGTGGCGGAAGCCTCGCTCCATGATTACGTCTGGTGGCCTCGGCACTATGGGCTTTGGGCTTCCAGCGGCGATTGGTGCCAAGATGGCACACCCAGATGCTCTAGTGATAGACATTGATGGCGACGCCTCGTTCAGCATGACATTATCTGAGCTATCCATGGCGGCGCAGTTCAATATCGGTGTCAAGGTGTTGTTGCTCAACAATGAGGAACAAGGTATGGTGACGCAGCTCCAAAACATCTACTACCAAGATCGCTACGCACACACGCATCAAGTCAACCCAGACTTTGTGACGCTTTCCGAGGCGATGCATGTGCAAGCTCGGCGCGTATCAGACCCAAAGGAACTGGTAGAGGGTTTGGACTGGCTGGTTCATTCCAAGGGGCCGGCCCTTCTTGAAGTGATAACCGACAAGAAGGTCTGCGTGTTTCCTACCGTTAAATCGGGAGGAGGGCTCGATGAGTTCATTGCATATGATGAAG AGCAAGAGAAACATCGGAGAGAGCTCATCCGTCAGCGGACGAGTGGTGTACATGGCTGA